The Lathyrus oleraceus cultivar Zhongwan6 chromosome 5, CAAS_Psat_ZW6_1.0, whole genome shotgun sequence genome includes the window GAAGAGTTTAAATAACCTTTCAAAAAAAGTTAAGAGCTTAAAGAAGTTACCACCAGCAAAGGCTTTAAATCGATCTCCTCCAAACATAGCACAAATACCAATTGCCGGTATAGCATACTAGAATAAACATTACGAACAAAATAATGATCATGTTTCTGATATAAATAAGTAAAGAATCAAAATTATTGACAATTTTGAAAATACCAGCTTGGAACAAGGATAATTTTCCCTTAAAGCAAAACTGGAGGCTAAATTATATCTTTCATGATACCTATTCAAATAGCACCCACATGAACAAAATGTATAAATAAGAGAGGCATTTACTATTATTGCTATAACTTTAGACGAAACTGATAAAATAAACGAATTACAGAGGCAATTTGTCTGGGAAAAGTGGAAAGATAACGTTAAAAATGGAAATTGCAAAAGCTATCAGTCTATCTGGATTGTCTTCTCCCTGCCAAAGATTTATGTTGAAGCAATAGTAAAGTTAATGAGAAAAATAGCTGTAGCATGAGAAGAATAACAAAGGAGAACATACCAAAAGCACGACAACGTTTGACATGAGGTCATCAACATGTAGCATGAATCGGTCTTTAAATGTTTCAACAGTTGTTGCTATTAAGTGAACTATACCCTGTGATGAGCAAAAAAGCTGATTATAATTCCTATTCTGTAGTTGAAAGTAATATACAAAATGTATTTACATTGCATAAATATTAAGCTCTATCAATCTGATTTTTGAACAAATTTGTTAGTGACCGAGAgttttttatattattattaataatgTGTCATTGATGTGAGTTTATAAATCGGTTGTTTAACTGTTTAAGTAATATTCAGGTTTAAAAAGTCACCTGATGTCTAATCTCGAGAAAAAAACAAATTTACATTCAATTGATTTAGTAGTGTATGTTTAGTTTCACTTAGAAAACAAAATACTATGCACAATTTAATATACTAACTAACTattttatttttggtatttgTACTAACTAGTTATTATTCTACCTTTCATATGTAATATAATGTATTTGTATTCAAAAGCAAGAGAATTTAAAGATACAACCTGAAGTGTATCTTTTGTTGGTAAAGATTCACATCTACCTCCCAAAGTTCCCACTCCTTGTTCTTTCATTATTCCACTTTTAATAATATTTCGCACGGCATCTTTTATCTCGTCAGCAATTATATTGATCAATGAATCATTGAAAAACGAACTAGAAGACTGCATAATTAACACGTGTTACTATATAAAAATATATGATTCAAACATATTACCAATATATATTTTGCAGAATTGTATTGTACCTGAATGCATTTGGGGAGTGATCTCAATATTATTGTAGTAGAAACCCTATCGGTTTCCTGCATTTGTTTTGAAATGACAAAAATAACTTGATGCATAAACTAATAAATTAAGACGTTAGAGGGATAACCAAATACCTTCTTCAACATTTCAACTAGAGATCGCACAATGAAGAAAGTCAGATCACTTTTAGTGTAACTATCTGTGTCTCCTACTTTAAGTGACAGTAACAGGTTTGGAAGACCTAGAAACAGAAAGTCAATTAATTTATCAAAAATGGCTTGAACACAAATTTCAAGATTTTAAGCTGAACTCGTAATTTAAATCTATATTCACCTAAAATAGAAGTCTTGCGAACTTGAAATTTAGAACAATCAAGCAAGCTCACAAATAATATAGCGACCTAAACATTTAAATATATGTTTTATTAGTCACATGTTTGTTTTTTAGGTAGACACCTCTACATAAACCACAATCTTCAGATCTATCAAACCAACCTTGCTAATGTGGGGAGAAAAGTTTCTATATGACCGAACAGCACAATATGACAAAGTATTACAAACCAGAACCATTGTGTTTTCAACGACACGCTTGTCACAATCATCCTTGAGTTTATCGACCGTTAAGTCAAGACAGAGTTGAGCAGATCCAAGCAACATTGGCATAATTTTATCAATAAACTTGTCAATACTCACTCTTGGGCATCGACAGATTTGATCCAGAGTCTGCACAATGTTAATATCTATTCAATTAGGAATACAAACTTTCAACTAGTATTATCATGTGGGGGAGGTAAATGGCTGGCCTATGATTGATTACAAATATACCTTTAAGATGATATACTTTGTCATGTGTTCTGTATTGCTCAATTTTCCTTCAAGTAATATTATAGATTCCATGACCTTCAAATGTTACAAGATAAGTAAATTAGTACAAAAATAAATTATTTCATAAATATTTGACACCTTTATGATATATGAATTTGTCACATATTCAACCAAATTTGGAATGATATATACCAAGATCATAAGGTACATCAAGACATTAGTGAACGGTTGCAAAAGTATTTGTATGACCAATAAAATTAAATCTTTTATATTCCCCTTTTAACTTTGAATTTCTACTTATCTTTAACTTTGGTTTTCAATATTACATTCTGTATAATTTGACCCAATTTAAAATAGAATAATCAGAAATACTTACTTGGATAGCTTCTTGCTCTTTGAAATTATCTGGCCCAACTTTTCGAACCAGATATACCATGCATTCTAGATATTTGGCAAAGACCAAGAGTCTAGATAAACTATACTTATTAAACACAATGACTCTCAGTGCTTCCACTGTTGTATCGTAATAATTTTGGCGAAAAGTTCTCTGCATGCAAAAATTACATCAAATCACATTAGAATAATTATTTACCGTAATCAAAACCTACGACTTCAGATATTAATGTATACCGGCATTAAAACTGCAAACAATCTCAGGGTATCAATAGCTTCCTCCTGTAACTTTGGATCTTCATGCTGAAAACTTAGAAAAACCATTTAGCTTATTGTAAGTACATAAAACATAAGAAACCATAGAAAAATACAGTTGAGGCTACACCAATACTATGTGTAAATATGTAGAAGCAATCAAATGGATTATGTACAACATGCAATAATTGCATTAAAAGCATAATACATGAGTAAATGAGAAGTTGATATATATAGTGAAAATTAAGGACTACGTACATTAAGAAATGCATGTAATGATGCTACAATCGGTTCCCCAAAAGGTGATATTTTATCTAAGCCACAGTTTTCCACCAAGGATCGAATGGCAATTACAGCATATCTCTGCAGAAAATAATAAACAAAGGATATCAtttataaaataagtcaatagGTAATTAGAAACATATAAATTGAAACAGTGAAAACAAGCAACTCTTTACTAACAGATGTCAAGCTGCGGCATTATATTTTGTACCTGTACACGGGCACAAGAGTAACATCTAATGAAGGGAACTAGTTTAGCCGATAACTTCTTGTGATATCGGCCATTCATTAATAGTTCCTTATATTCAGTTAAACTCTTAATTGCATGCATAGTAGCCCAAAGTACTCGGGGGTCCGGATCATCTAGTGACTTCAAGACCAGTCTCACAACTTGGTCAAAGTACTGCATCATGTCCTGTGGTGGCAAAAGGGAAGAGAGAATCATATACGGATGAAATTGTTAGCATCACAAATAACATGATATGCGCGAAATAAACAAAAATActattaaaatcattttttggcACTGTGTACGCAGAAAAAAAAAACCGCAGTTGCATAATAATGGTCAACTTCACACGCAGAAATGTGTGGTGCATCCATTAATAAATAGTGTTCTAATAACACTACTTTAAGTAACCAATCAACTTTGAGTTACAAACAGAGAATCTGATATCTTGCATATTCCTTTAGATTTTAATTTGTTAAATGTCATTGACTAATAAGCGAAAGTGCACATGGAATGAAATTATTTAAAATCAGTGGTGTCATTTAGATTTAGGCTTGGGTAAGAGAATCAAAATACAAATGCAATACTTAATCTGCATCATACACATCCACACATCATGACACATATATCATGATTAGGTTTTAAGTATCTTCCGCAACTGTAATTGCAGCCACAGCATAATTGTTTTCCTTGTTCTTGCAGCCACATGGCAAGTCTCCAAACTTTCATGATATTAAGGATCACAGCGCAATACGACTGCAAACCTGATTCAAAAATCCTTGATCATGATTTACCCTAGCTCGTATGACAACAATAGTGAAGGGGAAAAGAGTACAGTTCTTCTTTAGAAACACCTACATGCTTCTCAAAACAATGTACTACAGAGCACACAGAAAAATTACATGACATGATTGCTCTTTCTATAAGCTAATGCATCATCATGAAAACACTTGAGAGTTTAAAGCACATTCAATATACATACATACCCCATTGAAGTTTCTCTCTATGATCCAACCAATGGCAAGCATTGCTGCATGACGAAGGCGCCAATCAATATGAGATGCATATTGCATTGTTATCATCTCAATTGCCGTGGGAACAAACACAACTTCATCCCCATCTAAAGAGAGTGAATCGAACAAGAAGACCCCATGGTAGAAAGGATCTGTCATCCCAGTGTCATCACAATCCTTATTGTCAACATCATACCAAAGAGGATCATCATCAACACACGACAAAAAGTTTACAGCAACCGCAAGCACCCTCCTCACTTCCTCATGAGAAAGATTCCTGATCACACTTACCATCACTTTCCCATCCTTCGCATCAAGCTCCTTGAGAACATTAACAGCAACAAGCATCAGTTCCTGGCTCACATTTTCTACCTCTGCTACTCGAATCATGCACCAAAACAGTTCTCCATGTTTCCCCTTGAAAATATAACCATCTTCCAGCGTTACTAAATCCCCCAAACGTCTAACCCTATCCTCCAGAATATCTTCTTCTACATGTTGATCAATGATATTCAACAAAATTGGCAAGAGAATGTCACATATTTCTGTTCTCCGAACACCTTCCGACAATAACATCAACGACATCGATGCATTGTATGCCAATGTCTTCAATTCCCAATCCATCGAGTAAATAAATTTCAAGATGTTTGAAAAGACGAGATCAAATTTCCCTTGATTCAACCAGAAGTCTCTATTTAGAAAAACCTTAGCTGAAAGCTCCGTTAACAACATAAGCCCTTTCTTATTATTTGATTCCGCATCTCCAGAAATGCAATCGCAAGCGTACTGGAGAAGCTCCTCCCAACTGCCGAGAGAAAATTGATGCAACCTGTCAGCGAGGATGCCAATCATTTCGCATAGCATAGGAAACACAACTTCTTCAGATTCTACCTTGAGTGAATAAAGAAGAGGGTTTTTGAGTTGAATTAAGATAGAGGAATGCATTGAACTGCTTACCCCTTCGGGAAGAACTTCAAGGAGAAGAGCAACGGTTTGGATTCGTGTTCGAATCGGAGGGTGGAGTTTGAGGATTATAGCCAGCTTGAATGAGAATGCATTAGGGTAATGAAGTGCGAATGATTTGAAAATTGTGATTAACGTTTCTTTCTTGGTTTCAGTGTATTCTTCAATTGCTTCTTGAAGCGGCGAGAGGTCGTTGGATTCGAGTAACTTCGCTGCGTGTTGTTGGAGTTCCAAGCCGTGGATGAGTGATTTGTCTTGGCCTTCTTCAATGCGCCTTCTCTTGAACACTCTTTCTTCCAAGTGATTGCGCGGTGGCGAGTTTATCTCCGGCTCAAATGGATCGCGTAGGAAAGATTCTGGCCGAGGATGCGACGGAGACTTCTGAGTTGTGACGGAGCTAGCGGTTGACGCCATTTGTTGAGAAGAAGTTGAAACTTCAAGGGCggattttggagggaaaagtaATTGTCAGGGAATCGTTTTTTTTGGTTGTGGCAGTTGTCCACGTCAGCGTATTCTCACATTATAGACTCACTCAATGTGATGGGCCTGAAGCCCTTTTCTTAGCAAGAACCCTAACTATAATTAAAAAGTTTTATTTCATACCCTTCCGATTATTCCTATATCTctatattttataaaaaaaatatcaattttatAAAAATTCGCAAAAGAATTTCAATAGTTTAAGTTTTAAATatcttttaatttttattttatatatttaaaaaatttacAAAAGAGTTTCGGTAGTCATTTTCAacattaatttttattttatatagcggaagactttgcaaaagatTTCCGATAATCAGCTTTTaaatatttttacttttattttgtgtaccggaagtttttaaatattttttaacttttattttatgtACCGTAAGAATTTGTAAAAGAGTTCCGATAGTCAATTTTTTTACacttttttcttttatttgtGTACTAaaagactttgcaaaagagtttcgATAGTCAGTTTTTAACATTAACTTTTGACGTTTCACGCGGAAGAGATGTAACATTGGCTACCTATGTGAGGTGACGAAGGATGAGATGAAAAGATTTCACTTAACACCTCGGTTAATTAAAAATCGAGAGGTAAGTTATCTGATCATGGATTCGAACCCCAACATCTGCACTTTTATCATTTATAAATCTGGATGATGCACCCAACATAACATATCGGTTTTATTTAAACACAAAGGTAATAGCCTTATATTATTACGTCATATTTATTTAAAAATCGAGGGGTgaaatttttttatatatatttttgtttgtaCCTACAAAACCATATTTTGCAGATTTCTGAAACAGAAATATTGTACCTTAATTACAGAACCATATCACAGAAGAACAATTGTTTACAACAAATGCAAAGTCAAAATTGGACAAACCTTATAATTTTACAacaaaattaaatcaaataattaacCAACAAAAGAAATTACAAAATAAAAAGTCTTGTAGGTTGTCCAAAAGTTATATGCTAAGATTTGTCACCGGTAGTTAAACACCTATAATTTTAATAACAATTTAAACCAATTAggataatcaacaacaacattaaatctttagtaaaaagaataaaaatgaataaaatgaATAGTTATAAATTACTGATTGATATAAAATATTTACTTACTAGTTTTCCCATATTCCCCCTTTATGATCACGACGAATAGCATGCACATCACATGAATCATTTTCTTCGAATGATTGACGTACATGTGTACGAAACAAGGGGTTTCGTAGTCAACATCTTGATTTTCATCCGAAACATATTTTCCTTGAAGTACAATTGACCAATCTAGTGTTAGAAAGATCAGTGACATAAAAAACTTGTTTTACTTGGGTTGTCATGATGAATGGTTCATTCTTATAAGTTATCTTTCGAAGATCAACCTGTGTGAATCCTAATTTATTTGTGTCTACACCAGTGTTACTGTCAATCCACTTTCACTTAAATAAAGTCACTTTAAGAGAAACATAATCAATCTACATAATCTTCTCAATGAATCCAAAGTACGCTCTAGATGCTAGTACATGATTGTTATCTTTAGCACTAGAGAAGTACATGGATTCATCTTCAACTATAACCCAACTGTTTTACATGGTACTACGATCATCCTTTGATTTTGTACATAATGAATATCTAGTAATATCGTATGCGTTCCAAGTAATTAAATTAAACTTAGACATATGTGACAACCATTTAATTTTATTTGATGTATTGCTCTCTTTAAAAACATTTTTATTAAACCAAGTTATGAAAGTTTTGTTATGCTTTATCAACAACCATTTTTCATTCATCCGAGGTTATTTTTCCTTTTCAAGACTTTTGTGAGCGGTCAAGTAAGGTTGAACTTCATCGAGgttatttaatatatatatatatatatatatgtttgaAGAACTACATCTCAACTAAAAGTtttaacatttaaaccttgaatatctctaccatcatATCTTCCCTCATGACGAGACTCGGAATTCCTATAGAGTTAGCATCTGACAAATACATTGTACATAACTTAATAGCTTC containing:
- the LOC127083764 gene encoding uncharacterized protein LOC127083764, which translates into the protein MASTASSVTTQKSPSHPRPESFLRDPFEPEINSPPRNHLEERVFKRRRIEEGQDKSLIHGLELQQHAAKLLESNDLSPLQEAIEEYTETKKETLITIFKSFALHYPNAFSFKLAIILKLHPPIRTRIQTVALLLEVLPEGVSSSMHSSILIQLKNPLLYSLKVESEEVVFPMLCEMIGILADRLHQFSLGSWEELLQYACDCISGDAESNNKKGLMLLTELSAKVFLNRDFWLNQGKFDLVFSNILKFIYSMDWELKTLAYNASMSLMLLSEGVRRTEICDILLPILLNIIDQHVEEDILEDRVRRLGDLVTLEDGYIFKGKHGELFWCMIRVAEVENVSQELMLVAVNVLKELDAKDGKVMVSVIRNLSHEEVRRVLAVAVNFLSCVDDDPLWYDVDNKDCDDTGMTDPFYHGVFLFDSLSLDGDEVVFVPTAIEMITMQYASHIDWRLRHAAMLAIGWIIERNFNGDMMQYFDQVVRLVLKSLDDPDPRVLWATMHAIKSLTEYKELLMNGRYHKKLSAKLVPFIRCYSCARVQRYAVIAIRSLVENCGLDKISPFGEPIVASLHAFLNHEDPKLQEEAIDTLRLFAVLMPRTFRQNYYDTTVEALRVIVFNKYSLSRLLVFAKYLECMVYLVRKVGPDNFKEQEAIQVMESIILLEGKLSNTEHMTKYIILKTLDQICRCPRVSIDKFIDKIMPMLLGSAQLCLDLTVDKLKDDCDKRVVENTMVLVCNTLSYCAVRSYRNFSPHISKVAILFVSLLDCSKFQVRKTSILGLPNLLLSLKVGDTDSYTKSDLTFFIVRSLVEMLKKETDRVSTTIILRSLPKCIQSSSSFFNDSLINIIADEIKDAVRNIIKSGIMKEQGVGTLGGRCESLPTKDTLQGIVHLIATTVETFKDRFMLHVDDLMSNVVVLLGEDNPDRLIAFAISIFNVIFPLFPDKLPLYHERYNLASSFALRENYPCSKLYAIPAIGICAMFGGDRFKAFAGAGIFNLYVEMTKSLSISKPNEDGDATMLCDTAVAALGKICEFHADSIDPKVVSRWLSFLPLKHDSSEARYTHGLLSKLIQRSDKYLFGINNENLPKIISIVKEILSGPDRLGTEEAINLMIDFIDQHGGMEIEIMKVEDFLFSN